Proteins encoded together in one Triticum dicoccoides isolate Atlit2015 ecotype Zavitan chromosome 7B, WEW_v2.0, whole genome shotgun sequence window:
- the LOC119337960 gene encoding histone H2B.3-like, which translates to MAPKAEKKPAAAEKTPAAEKTTAGKKPKAEKRPPKSKEGGADKKKKKAKKSVETYKIYIFKVLKQVHPDIGISSKAMSIMNSFINDIFEKLAGESAKLARYNKKPTITSREIQTSVRLVLPGELAKHAVSEGTKAVTKFTSS; encoded by the coding sequence ATGGCCCCCAAGGCGGAGAAGAAGCCGGCTGCCGCGGAGAAGACTCCGGCGGCCGAGAAGACCACCGCGGGCAAGAAGCCCAAGGCCGAGAAGCGGCCGCCCAAGTCCAAGGAGGGCGGcgccgacaagaagaagaagaaggccaagaagagcgtggagacttacaagatctacatcttcaaggtgctgaagcaggtgcacCCGGACATCGGCATCTCCTCCAAGGCCATGTCcatcatgaactccttcatcaacgACATCTTCGAGAAGCTCGCCGGCGAGTCCGCCAAGCTCGCCCGCTACAACAAGAAGCCCACCATCACGTCCCGGGAGATCCAGACCTCCGTCCGCCTCGTCCTCCCCGGCGAGCTCGCCAAGCACGCTGTCTCTGAGGGCACCAAGGCCGTCACCAAGTTCACCTCCTCTTAG